The sequence below is a genomic window from Thermoplasmata archaeon.
CGAACTTACTGTCACAACGCCATCAAGCAATGAAAGATCTAAATTTCTAGGAACAAATCCATCACCAATGCCCTCTATTTTGTGAGATCCCCATTTTCTCTTGGAAAGTAAAGGTGCTTCTTCGGGCTCAACCGCATATAATTTTACGTGCCTGTTCCTTTCTCTCAAATATCTACCAACGCCTGTTAGAGTTCCTCCAGTTCCTTGAGTTATTACAAAACAATCTACTTTTCCTTCTGTTTGCTCCCATATCTCAGCTCCCGTGGTAAAATAATGTGCCAAAATAGCATCTTGATTAGTATATTGATCTGGAAACCAATACTTTTCCGGGTTTTCTTTTACCATCTTTTTAACCAGTTCATAGGATAGATCTACATCACTCTCTGCACCTTCAGTTTCTATAATCTCTCCGCCCAAGGATCTAATCATTTTTTTTCGTTCGTTACTCATGCCGGCAGGCATTACAATCGTTACCTTGTACCCTAGACTAGTACCGATCCATGTACAAGCTATGCCTGCATTTCCTGTACTTACTTCTATAATTTCCATGTTAGGTTTAAGATCGCTCCTCTTTATCGCTTCAGTAATCATCCTATAATATACTCTATCTTTCAGGCTACCAGAAGGATTCAAAAAATCGCATTTTCCATATATTGTCGCATTAAGACCATGCTCATTTCTTATCAAATTTAATTTTACAAGAGGAGTTCTGCCTATCGTTTCCTTAATATCTTCAAAAGCTCTATTA
It includes:
- a CDS encoding cysteine synthase family protein, producing the protein NRAFEDIKETIGRTPLVKLNLIRNEHGLNATIYGKCDFLNPSGSLKDRVYYRMITEAIKRSDLKPNMEIIEVSTGNAGIACTWIGTSLGYKVTIVMPAGMSNERKKMIRSLGGEIIETEGAESDVDLSYELVKKMVKENPEKYWFPDQYTNQDAILAHYFTTGAEIWEQTEGKVDCFVITQGTGGTLTGVGRYLRERNRHVKLYAVEPEEAPLLSKRKWGSHKIEGIGDGFVPRNLDLSLLDGVVTVSSDESIYWAKQLMLKEKIQAGISSGANLAAAIKVSKIHTELKNMVIMINDTATRYFSTELFDIQKQVQIPEREHPMDDYTKEQLNKYQPSWEIIE